In the Sandaracinus amylolyticus genome, CGCAGCTGCTCGAACTCGCCGCCTCCGCCGAGCACGCGCACGCTGCGCATGCCGGGTGCGACCAAGCGCGAGACGCGCATCGCGAGCTCGCGGCGGCGGGTCCCGAGCACGTTGGGATAGACCCGCGTCTCCTCGGCGGCGGGGACGCTCGCGATCGCGGCGCCGAGGCCGAGGCCGCCCTCGATGCGCACGTGCAGATCGCCGAAGCGCGCGACGCCGCGGGCGGGAGGCACGACGTGGTAGACGAGCTCGCGCCGAGCGTGCGCGGGGATCTCCGCGACGAGCTCGTCGGGATCGGCGCGCCAGCCGTCGGGCAGATCGTCGCGCACCGTCACGCGGATCGCGTGCTCGCTCGCGTTGTGCAGGCGGATCGCGACGCGATTGCGCGCCCCGAGCACGAGCCGCGGATCGTGGTGTCGCTCGGCGTGGGGCGCGCGTGCGGCCAGACGGCGCGCGTCGATCGCGGCGCCGATCACCAGCGCCGCATCGAAGGCGAGCGATCCGACGAACCCGAGCGTGCCCCCACCGAGCGCGAGCGGAATCGCTGCGAGCGCCGCGGGCGCGAGCCGCGCGCCGGGCGCCCATCGCGTCGCCTTTGCGCGCTCGTCGTCGCTCAACGCGGGACCTCGACCGTCGACGCGACGCGCTCGATCACCTCGCTCGCGGAGAGCCCGTCGAGCTCCACCTCGGGCGCGAGCACGAGCCGATGTCCGATCACCGGACGCAGCGCGCGCCGCACGTCGTCGGGTGTGACGAATCGGCGCCCTTCGAGCGCGGCGTACCATCGCGACGCCACGAGCAGGTGCACGCCCGCGCGCGGCCCCGCGCCGAGCAGGATCGCCGGCGTGTTGCGAGTCGCGCGGACGAGATCGCGCACGTAGCCGCGCACGCGATCCTCGATCAGCACCTGGTGCCCGAGCTCGCGCACCGCGGCGATGCGCTCGCGCGTCGCGACGCGATCGATCCCCGACGCCCCCACGTCGACCGAGCCCACACCGACGCTCGCGTGCGCGAGGATGCGGTCCTCGTCGTCGGCGCTCGGATAGCCGACGACGATCTTGAGCAGGAAACGATCGAGCTGCGCCTCGGGCAGCGGATACGTGCCCTCCTGCTCCACCGGGTTCTGCGTCGCGAACACGGTGAAGTCCGCGCCGAGCGCGTGGCGCTGGCCGTCGAGCGAGACCTG is a window encoding:
- a CDS encoding AAA family ATPase; this encodes MDHVEELASLKRDVAREVRKVVVGQDEAIEGMLVALLAQGHVLLEGVPGTAKTLMVRALAATMGLGFGRIQFTPDLMPSDILGTNVFDFERGRFQLTKGPIFTELLLADEINRAPAKTQSALLEAMQERQVSLDGQRHALGADFTVFATQNPVEQEGTYPLPEAQLDRFLLKIVVGYPSADDEDRILAHASVGVGSVDVGASGIDRVATRERIAAVRELGHQVLIEDRVRGYVRDLVRATRNTPAILLGAGPRAGVHLLVASRWYAALEGRRFVTPDDVRRALRPVIGHRLVLAPEVELDGLSASEVIERVASTVEVPR